A single region of the Salvelinus sp. IW2-2015 linkage group LG20, ASM291031v2, whole genome shotgun sequence genome encodes:
- the LOC111981514 gene encoding complement component 1 Q subcomponent-binding protein, mitochondrial isoform X2 gives MFLSSQIYQSITMLKSLSRAVSTAVRISTTTMFSARTLQPLTRSTLCSPNSGTIRPFSRSLWMMSHNGAASIYRPKLFSSKGFTPVSCGCGSLHTEGDKAFGNFLSDEIKEEKKIQKSNTLPKMSGGWELQQNGTEAKLIRTISGEKVTVTFNVNNSIPPKFEEEAEQAQGQKSAENEPDIVSSPNFVVEVTKQAEKHSLVFDCHYPEDEAIHGEGEEESDIFAIREVSFQPEGDVEWKETAYTLNTDSLDWALYDHLMDFLADRGVDNTFADELIELSTAMEHHEYIKFLEDLSGFVKCN, from the exons ATGTTCTTATCTAGTCAAATTTACCAATCTATAACCATGCTAAAGTCTCTTTCCCGAGCGGTGAGTACTGCAGTTCGAATTTCTACAACCACAATGTTTTCGGCCCGAACTCTCCAGCCTCTTACGAGATCGACATTATGTTCTCCAAACTCCGGAACAATACGGCCTTTCAGCCGGTCTCTCTGGATGATGAGCCATAACGGGGCAGCATCGATATACAGACCAAAACTCTTCAGTTCAAAAGGATTTACTCCTGTGTCGTGTGGATGtggatcactacacacagaaG GAGACAAAGCCTTTGGAAATTTCCTTTCGGATGAAAtcaaagaagagaagaagatccAGAAAAGCAATACTCTTCCCAAGATGTCTGGAGGGTGGGAGCTACAGCAGAACGGCACAGAAGCCAAACTCATTAGGACAATTTCTGGAGAAAA AGTGACCGTCACATTCAACGTCAACAACAGTATTCCCCCTAAGTTTGAAGAGGAGGCTGAACAAGCACAGGGACAGAAGTCTGCAGAGAATGAG CCAGATATTGTGTCTTCACCCAACTTCGTTGTCGAGGTGACGAAACAGGCGGAAAAACATTCCTTGGTGTTTGACTGCCATTATCCTGAAGATGAG GCAATCcatggtgaaggagaagaggagagtgatATTTTTGCCATCCGCGAGGTCAGCTTCCAGCCTGAGGGAGATGTAGAGTGGAAGGAGACCGCCTACACACTCAACACAGACTCTCTGGACTGG GCCCTGTATGACCACCTCATGGACTTCCTGGCTGACCGGGGGGTTGACAACACGTTTGCTGATGAACTGATCGAGCTGAGCACTGCCATGGAGCATCACGAATACATCAAGTTCCTGGAGGACCTCAGTGGCTTTGTCAAATGCAATTAA
- the LOC111981514 gene encoding complement component 1 Q subcomponent-binding protein, mitochondrial isoform X1: MFLSSQIYQSITMLKSLSRAVSTAVRISTTTMFSARTLQPLTRSTLCSPNSGTIRPFSRSLWMMSHNGAASIYRPKLFSSKGFTPVSCGCGSLHTEGDKAFGNFLSDEIKEEKKIQKSNTLPKMSGGWELQQNGTEAKLIRTISGEKVTVTFNVNNSIPPKFEEEAEQAQGQKSAENEPDIVSSPNFVVEVTKQAEKHSLVFDCHYPEDEAKYIFQAIHGEGEEESDIFAIREVSFQPEGDVEWKETAYTLNTDSLDWALYDHLMDFLADRGVDNTFADELIELSTAMEHHEYIKFLEDLSGFVKCN; the protein is encoded by the exons ATGTTCTTATCTAGTCAAATTTACCAATCTATAACCATGCTAAAGTCTCTTTCCCGAGCGGTGAGTACTGCAGTTCGAATTTCTACAACCACAATGTTTTCGGCCCGAACTCTCCAGCCTCTTACGAGATCGACATTATGTTCTCCAAACTCCGGAACAATACGGCCTTTCAGCCGGTCTCTCTGGATGATGAGCCATAACGGGGCAGCATCGATATACAGACCAAAACTCTTCAGTTCAAAAGGATTTACTCCTGTGTCGTGTGGATGtggatcactacacacagaaG GAGACAAAGCCTTTGGAAATTTCCTTTCGGATGAAAtcaaagaagagaagaagatccAGAAAAGCAATACTCTTCCCAAGATGTCTGGAGGGTGGGAGCTACAGCAGAACGGCACAGAAGCCAAACTCATTAGGACAATTTCTGGAGAAAA AGTGACCGTCACATTCAACGTCAACAACAGTATTCCCCCTAAGTTTGAAGAGGAGGCTGAACAAGCACAGGGACAGAAGTCTGCAGAGAATGAG CCAGATATTGTGTCTTCACCCAACTTCGTTGTCGAGGTGACGAAACAGGCGGAAAAACATTCCTTGGTGTTTGACTGCCATTATCCTGAAGATGAG GCTAAATACATTTTCCAGGCAATCcatggtgaaggagaagaggagagtgatATTTTTGCCATCCGCGAGGTCAGCTTCCAGCCTGAGGGAGATGTAGAGTGGAAGGAGACCGCCTACACACTCAACACAGACTCTCTGGACTGG GCCCTGTATGACCACCTCATGGACTTCCTGGCTGACCGGGGGGTTGACAACACGTTTGCTGATGAACTGATCGAGCTGAGCACTGCCATGGAGCATCACGAATACATCAAGTTCCTGGAGGACCTCAGTGGCTTTGTCAAATGCAATTAA